The region GTAGATTATCTACACATAGTAATTATAAGCTGAACTTATTAGAGATTTATTAATCTCTAATAAATTTCACAATTTCGTCTTCTATATTTTCTTTTTCAACAATAATTTTATGTCTTATTTCAGCTGAAAATAATCCTTTGATTGATTCAGGAAGTTTTGCATTATATTCTTTTGAAATTATATCTAAAGCCTCTTTATCTGGGTGTGAAATGCTATTTTCATGCAACGCTTGAAGTACTGTTGGTGAAAATTTTGTCCACTCTGCTGTAGAATAAATAACCACTTTTAAGTCTTTTTCTTTTAAATTTTGGTATGCTTTTATACAAGTTGCTGTATGTGGATCCATTAAATATTTTAAATTTAAAAATTCTTTTATAATTTTTGCACCATATTTATCATCTGAGTTTATTGCAGAAAAATATTTTTGAAGTTTTTTAGTCTCTTCTTCATTCATTTTAAAGATTTTATTGTTATTTAAATCTTCCATTAACTCTTTTGTTCTTTGTGCTCCACAAATAGAAAATATTACCCTTTCTATATTTGATGATTTTAAAATATCCATAGCTGGAGATTTTGTAAGTTTTAATTCTTTGTCTCTTATGTCATAAATACCAGTATTTATCCATTGAGTTAGAATATCATTTTCATTTGAAGCAACAAGAAGTTTTTCAACTGGTACACCCATTTGTTGAGCATAAAAACCACCTAAAACATTTCCAAAGTTACCGCTTGGAACTACTAAATAGATTTTTTCACCATTTTTAATCTCTTCTTGTTTTAGAAGCTGGATATATGACCAAAAATGATAAATGATTTGAAAGATAATTCTTCCAAAGTTAACAGAGTTTGCAGCACTTAGTTTTATTCCATCATTTTCTAACTCTTTTTTAAAGCTTTCAGATGCAAGTAGATTTTTTAGTGCAGTTTGTGCATCATCAAAATTTCCTTTAATACCAATAACTTTTAGATTTTCTCCATCTTCACAAACCATTTGTAGTCTTTGCACATCAGAAGTTCCACCATCAGGATATAAACATACAACTTGGATATTCTCTTTGTTTTTAAAAGTATTTAGTGCAGCAGGTCCAGTATCACCAGATGTTGCAGCAAGAATTAAATATTTCTCATCTTTCTTTTTTGCAATTGAACTTAAAATAGAACCAAATGGTTGTAGTGCCATGTCTTTGAAAGCTCTAGTTGGTCCATGGTATTGTTCATGTACAAAAAGATCATCTTTAACTTTTACTACTGGACAAGGATTTGATGGATCATCAAAATTATCATATAAAGCTAAGGCTTTGTTTATCTCATCTTCTTCAATATCAATCTCAAATGCTTTTAAAATATCATATGCTAACTCTTTATATGAAGAGTTAAGATGATTTAAAATGAAATTGTCTTCTAGTTTTGGTAACTCTTTTGGTACATAAAGACCTCCAAAAGAAGCACTTGGATTTAAAATCGCTTCACTAAATGTAACCTCTTTAGCTCTATTATTATCATTTCCTCTAGTTTCAATAAAATTCATTTTTGTCCTTAGTCGTTTAAAAGTTTTTCCATATCAATGCCATTGTTTGGATTGTCTTTTCTTAAAAATTGTGTTCCTACACCATCACTTGTAAATAGTTCTAATAAAATTGAGTGTTCAACTCTTCCATCT is a window of Halarcobacter sp. DNA encoding:
- the thrC gene encoding threonine synthase, whose amino-acid sequence is MNFIETRGNDNNRAKEVTFSEAILNPSASFGGLYVPKELPKLEDNFILNHLNSSYKELAYDILKAFEIDIEEDEINKALALYDNFDDPSNPCPVVKVKDDLFVHEQYHGPTRAFKDMALQPFGSILSSIAKKKDEKYLILAATSGDTGPAALNTFKNKENIQVVCLYPDGGTSDVQRLQMVCEDGENLKVIGIKGNFDDAQTALKNLLASESFKKELENDGIKLSAANSVNFGRIIFQIIYHFWSYIQLLKQEEIKNGEKIYLVVPSGNFGNVLGGFYAQQMGVPVEKLLVASNENDILTQWINTGIYDIRDKELKLTKSPAMDILKSSNIERVIFSICGAQRTKELMEDLNNNKIFKMNEEETKKLQKYFSAINSDDKYGAKIIKEFLNLKYLMDPHTATCIKAYQNLKEKDLKVVIYSTAEWTKFSPTVLQALHENSISHPDKEALDIISKEYNAKLPESIKGLFSAEIRHKIIVEKENIEDEIVKFIRD